The window TTTTCTATGTCTTCTTCTCCCTTTCCTTGTTCCCTCTCTCGTAGTATTTcttttactaatttttgcACATCTTCCTCTGTGATTTCAACCTCTTCTTCTCTcttttgtttcttttctttttcttctacaACCTTTTCATATTCATTTACAGTGTCATATGTTTTTTCAGGGGGTAAATTTGCCGGTTTAAGAATATTGGCACTATCCCATTTTTCTGATTCTGATTCTGCTGCTGATTCTGCTGCTGATGATGAAGGTGATGATGAAGGTGATGAACTTTCATCTTGTAGTTTTTCCTCCCTACCtccattttctttatattcttcttccttttcttgTCCAGTATCTTCTGATGGTAGATTTTTAGTTGGTAGTTCTTCTGTTTGTGACTCTGGTTCTGAAGGTATTTTTACATCTGATATAGATGCTTGGTCGACTTTTGATTCCggtattttttgttttggtGTTCCTGATGGTAGAGTTACTGATGATTCCGGTTTAGATAATTTTCCATTTACTGGTTCTGATACTGTTTCTGATACTGTTTCTGTTTTATCATCATCCTTATTTGTCTCTTCTTCTTTCTCTTTTGctttcacattttttttctcttcttttttctcttcttctttctcttttgctttcacttcttttttctcttcttttttctcatcttttttctcttcttttttctctttttctttctcgttttctttgtctttttttttctgtttttcctTATGTTTTTccttctgtttttttttgggtTTCTTCACTTGTTCTTTCTTTCCTTCTTTCTCGTTTtctttgtctttttttttctgtttttccttatgtttttctttctgTTTTTccttctgtttttttttctgtttcttCACTTCTTCTTTCACTtgttctttctttctttctttctctttctctCCTTCTTCTCCTTTCTCGATTTTTTCCTCTCTCTGTTCCTTCgctttttctttctcttcttcttcctctttttctttctcctTTATTTTCTCTGATTGTTcctctttttccttttctttttctttcttttttttggtctcttctttattttttcctttctctttttcttcctcttttttttcctctttttctttctccttttttttctctgaTTGTTcctctttttccttttctttttccttctctttttccttttctttttctttctcttttttggtctcttcttcttctttttcttcttcttcttctttttcttcttcttcttcttcttcttcatcttcttcatcttcttcatcttcatcttcttcatcttcatcttcttcttcatcttcctcttcctcttcttcgtCTTCGTCTTCTTCATTTCCTTCACATTGTACACTACCTTCTGATCGTGGTAAATGGCTTGATATATCTTCCTTTTGTGAACCTGGTCCTACAGATGTCTTCAAATTTGATATAGATGATGGTTTCCCTTCTGATATCGATATTGTTTGATTTGTTGATTTGGGTGCAAGCTGTTGTTTAGATTCTGATTCCAGACATGATTCTGCTTCTTGCAGTTCGGAATCCGATTTTGTATGTACTGTTGGTTGTGCTGCATCTACCTCTTTTGGTTTCGATAATGAACTTTCACTTGGAGATGATTTTATTTGAAGATTGTTGAGTCCTGATGGTTCGTCTATTAATTTTGATGATTGGTCCTCTGGTTTCGCATTCGACGGATCAATAGAACTCGCATCTTTTCCTACTTGATTTACTGTTGTTTCTGAATCCCccttttttagtttttttgaTCCGGCTGCTTTTGCTCCTTCCTTTTCTGATTGTAATCCTTCAGATGAAGTAGCGTTACGCTCCGTTTCTTGCGGTATATTCTTGGTGTCCTGTGCTCCTGTAATTTTTTCAGAACCCTGTGTATCTTCTGCATCTGGCTGTGATGGTTCCTTTTTTAAAGTGTGTTCTGAATGTTGTTCTCCTTGAGTATCTCCATTAGGTGTATGTGCATCCTTATGTCCAGCTGCATCAGTATTAAGAGTTCCATCTTgtaaattttgaatttcaCTTGTTTTACTTTCTTGATTTGTTTGAACATCATCTATTGTCGCTCCATTTTGATCAGCATTTAGTCCAGTTGGTACAGTAGGTTTTAATGATTGATCTCCGCGTAATTTTCTTCCCTCTGTATTTTGAAATGAAACATTATTTACATGAAACTTATCTGGTAAAATTTGTTCATTGTTATCTACATTATTTGTGATAGCTTTTCTGGGAATTTTTCCATTGCTttcatatacacacacatgtataagaaataaataaaaagcaatGCGTAATATTGTACGcatttttagtttttatttttacagaattacaaaaaaaaaaaaaaaaaaaaaataaagcatgCGAAGAGATAGCTACCTAAAATAGTACCAAATTTggtattaaattttttggaaaaaaaaaaaaaaaaaaaattagaaatcgAACTAATATATTTCGTGCATATAACTATTTTGAAAaaggtataaaaaaatatacacctGTGAATACGTACATGTGTACTCACATGCATACATGTTTGAATACATGagagtataaatatatatatatatatatatatatacatactcaCATGAtgatcatttaatttttattgagTGGTGTAATGGCACATTTGCATGTTTACTAAACAGAAAAAatctaagaaaaaatatatgtttttcacGCAGTTTGCCCATTGGTCATTAAAATTTACTACACTCACGTTAcgttactttattttattattatttattatttttaatttaattttattatatttttttttgaatattaatttttattaaacaaaGGGAGTGAGCATTTTGCTGTAAgatgttcatattatttttctatttggAGAAGAATCAGCGTTAATTATGTGTGCgcgaaaaaataatattttttttctttgggaaaatataattttatcattattattttcattattgttctcattttcattttcattttcattttttttttttttttttttctaacgttatgattatatttatttaaaaaataaaaataatggatGCAGAGAAGGAAGTAATCTATAGGCAACACGTTATCGGCAGAAGTCTGTGAGAAATTAATTTCGCAGATTTAGGAAAATTGTTGAAATGATTTTGTCAAcggtattattttaaatacattattagAGGAGTAAAATACagataataatagtagtagtaataataataagtagttaaatatataattgaaatttgttaatttgtaaatattaaaatgtaatacaATGATGCAtacttgtttttattattttatttaaaaaaaagaaaagaaaagaaaggtAAAACATAGATCCTAGCTGCCCATTAAATAACCTATCTAGCATTTCGTATATGCGGAATAGCGTAATATtagtaaaaacaaattattttcgagttactttttcttttcgcCTCACATATCTATGAAGATGTATATTTGAAGTCCTCTCCATACATTATTACGTATCAGAGTAGCAAATAGGTTTACACATTTTTCTTCTGTAGTTACTATCCATTCTATGTCTGCATTcggtaaatataattttgtaacgTTAGTATTAAgaaatgtttataataatgCTTATATTGTAATGctttatgaaaatttaataaaaagacaTATGCTATTTTAGTTAATTAATAGCCTTTTCTTCAGTTGtttccatattttatttgtatgtttCGTATTACTACGTTTTGTTTTCCtatatttttactgttaTCTCATCTAGCGATCTTTCATTGTATCTtggaagaaaaataatggtTCTCCAAACGTTTTCATTTTGCTAAAGCTTATTATAAGAAGCATTCAATATCAATAAATGAGTACACACAAAcgttcttttttaaatatttatat of the Plasmodium malariae genome assembly, chromosome: 6 genome contains:
- the PmUG01_06021900 gene encoding merozoite surface protein 3, putative, whose product is MRTILRIAFYLFLIHVCVYESNGKIPRKAITNNVDNNEQILPDKFHVNNVSFQNTEGRKLRGDQSLKPTVPTGLNADQNGATIDDVQTNQESKTSEIQNLQDGTLNTDAAGHKDAHTPNGDTQGEQHSEHTLKKEPSQPDAEDTQGSEKITGAQDTKNIPQETERNATSSEGLQSEKEGAKAAGSKKLKKGDSETTVNQVGKDASSIDPSNAKPEDQSSKLIDEPSGLNNLQIKSSPSESSLSKPKEVDAAQPTVHTKSDSELQEAESCLESESKQQLAPKSTNQTISISEGKPSSISNLKTSVGPGSQKEDISSHLPRSEGSVQCEGNEEDEDEEEEEEDEEEDEDEEDEDEEDEEDEEEEEEEEKEEEEEKEEEETKKEKEKEKEKEKEKEKEKEEQSEKKKEKEKEEKKEEEKEKGKNKEETKKKKEKEKEKEEQSEKIKEKEKEEEEEKEKAKEQREEKIEKGEEGEKEKERKKEQVKEEVKKQKKKQKEKQKEKHKEKQKKKDKENEKEGKKEQVKKPKKKQKEKHKEKQKKKDKENEKEKEKKEEKKDEKKEEKKEVKAKEKEEEKKEEKKNVKAKEKEEETNKDDDKTETVSETVSEPVNGKLSKPESSVTLPSGTPKQKIPESKVDQASISDVKIPSEPESQTEELPTKNLPSEDTGQEKEEEYKENGGREEKLQDESSSPSSSPSSSAAESAAESESEKWDSANILKPANLPPEKTYDTVNEYEKVVEEKEKKQKREEEVEITEEDVQKLVKEILREREQGKGEEDIEKQADIHRRKAGEQNSNGKQDKVEGKIEEQLIEKEESTLSFNDSTVHKYFSPEYEDDNENENFDDELIKTLDNSIGGDPSTVNALRDLEKDMLQYFLHIEIFEKEHFDEFIY